Proteins encoded in a region of the Neodiprion virginianus isolate iyNeoVirg1 chromosome 2, iyNeoVirg1.1, whole genome shotgun sequence genome:
- the LOC124297760 gene encoding putative nuclease HARBI1 has translation MAEGHLAIDVLNLDCRVRRLEQKLERKLMRREQDSFDLTNEEFIELYRINPQLAADLIDTLQPSLQRVLTAVRFYATGYYQRPVGDQCDISLSQSSVSRCIRDVTNAINERLLKPWVQFPMTPEDRQRAASQFVTARQPFQGAIGAIDCTHVALFGPREHQVAYVNHHGYHSLNVQAICDPNLTILNINARYPGARNDTYIWNTSSVRRIMEREYNRGERTFLFGDQGYPLEPRLTPLPNEREETQRFNYNQSLCSARNCIERLFGALRSTWRCLSKHRVLQYEPGMAGKIVNACAVLHNMRIDFGLQPDMYEDPNEYVINIPNMANMNDDDDNNLPPLALARRIQDRLIHA, from the exons aTGGCAGAGGGTCATCTTGCGATAGATGTATTAAATTTAGATTGTAGAGTCAGGCGTTTAGAACAAAAATTAGAACGCAAGTTGATGCGAAGAGAGCAAGACTCATTTGATTTAACAAATGAAGAGTTTATTGAATTATACCGCATAAACCCACAACTTGCAGCAGACCTGATTGACACTCTACAGCCTAGTTTACAACGT GTATTAACAGCTGTGAGATTTTATGCTACCGGTTATTATCAACGTCCAGTAGGAGACCAGTGCGATATCTCATTAAGTCAGTCATCAGTGAGCCGGTGCATTCGTGATGTCACAAATGCTATTAATGAACGATTACTAAAGCCATGGGTACAATTTCCCATGACTCCGGAAGACCGGCAACGAGCAGCATCTCAATTTGTCACCGCACGTCAACCATTTCAAGGAGCTATTGGAGCAATTGATTGCACTCATGTCGCATTGTTTGGGCCTAGAGAACATCAGGTGGCATATGTTAATCACCATGGATATCACTCACTCAATGTGCAAGCG ATATGTGATCCTAATTTAACGATATTAAACATCAATGCACGTTATCCTGGGGCAAGAAATGATACATACATATGGAATACATCCTCTGTACGACGCATAATGGAGCGTGAATATAATCGAGGAGAAAGAACGTTTCTTTTTG GTGACCAGGGTTACCCCTTGGAACCACGCCTGACTCCATTACCTAATGAACGAGAAGAAACCCAACGtttcaattataatcaatCGTTGTGTAGTGCAAGAAACTGTATTGAACGATTGTTTGGAGCGCTTAGAAGTACGTGGAGGTGTCTTTCTAAACACAGAGTTTTGCAATATGAGCCTGGAATGgctggaaaaattgttaatgcCTGCGCAGTATTACACAATATGCGTATTGATTTTGGGCTACAACCAGATATGTATGAGGATCCAAAtgaatatgtaataaatataccTAACATGGCGAACATGAATGATGATGACGACAATAATCTTCCGCCTCTTGCACTTGCTCGCCGTATTCAAGATCGGTTAATACATGCATGA